CCGCTTTCGGGGGTGGGAATGGGTTTGGTCGATTGAAGTCTTTTAAATCTGCTGATTAGGGGGTCTTTGGGTATATCCCAACGATGGCTGTTTTCCATGCGCCAATTGATCAAGTCAAGGGGAAATTGCTGAATTTCTTCCAAGGCAATGTCTAAATCACAGTTTTTACTCAGCAAAACGCTGCTTATCACGTTCCAAACGGGCATGTGGTCAGAGCGAACCGCTTTCCAACTTCGCTCAAGGCTTTTCAAATAGATTTCCCGGTTGGGGTCTCCTTGGGTGTATTTTAAAAGGCCATAGTAAGGAAAGAAGTTGAGAATATCATCAGAATGACTCGTTTCAAAAGGCCCGAAAACCTTGGCTTGCAGCGCGTTTTGGGCGTATCCGTGCTGATTGACTAAATATTGATAATGCTTTTCAAACTTTTCGTCTCCCGTAAAATAAGATGCCGTTTTCAGAAAAGAAAGAATTTGCAGCGAATTCAACCCGCGTTCGTACATCCAATTGGGCGAATGATTCAACGAGTCAGGATGCCAGATACCCCAGCGGGTGGGCTTTCCATCAAAATCAATTAGATGATAGTTGTTGTCGACGATATGCGTGACAATGCGCCTGATCAATTGGCGAACGCGTTCTTTTTGTTCGGCATCTGCCACCAAATCAAAAAACAGCGGAAGAGCAAACAAATGCCCCGTAATTTCGTCCGAACTGGTATCGTCCAGCCATTGCCACTTCCCGTCGGGAGAAGGATGCCATACTTTAGGATGCGGAGATCGGGAGGGAGTAATGGGGTCAGTAGCCGCCGCATACGAGCGCGCCGGATAGCCCGACATGCCGGTGACGGTTTCTAATCGCTCCAAGGCATCAAAGGTGCGAACGGCACTGTTTTTGGCGGCGGTATCGCCCGTAGATGCATAGCGAAAACACTCCGCTATCAAATAACAGGCCGTCCACAACCCATCGTTATCTTCATTGTCGGAATAACTGCTCGAAATATCACCGGATACTTTTAATTTGGAATGATTCACCAATCCACGGCGATTGTGACGCAGCGCAATGGTCTTTTCAATAATGTCGGCTTTTTCCTCCAAGGTCATAGACTGCCGTTTGATTTGCGCAATCCCCTGCGGTGTAGCAATCCAAACCGTCAAAGAATCAATGACTAAGATGTCGTTGACTTGATGATCGGGCAACCAGCGTTTGCCGTGATAATAGTGCCAATGGGTATCTTTTTTTATCGCTCCTTTTTGGGTCCCCATCCAAAGGCCGCCCTCAAAAGGCTTTATGACCGTAACCGGACCGTAAGGCAATCCATCCGTCCCCTTCAACACCCAATGGTTGCCGTCGCCGGAAATGCAGCTGACTGACCAAGGGCTACTGAAAATTATGTCTTCCCCGTTTCGGTGGGCGGTGAGGGCATAATAGGTTTCTTGGTTTCCCACGGCCATGAGAGATTCATCCAGATTGTTCCAACGGTCTTTTTGGCGACACCAAAGTCCGCGGTTCGTGGCTACATAGACATTCCCACGGGCGTCATTGGCAATACTGTTCACCCGAGTTTCTCTGATTTCGGCCGAAGCACGCCACTTACCATCCCAAACGAATAAGCCGTTGGTGGTTCCCACGTACAACCTGTTGGTATTTTCCCAGAAAAGGGTCAGAATGGTATCTTTCGCAGACAGCGGCGGTTGTCCGATATTTTTTTTCCCGTCAATAGTTCTTGCAGAGGCAAGCCATACATTACCGTCAGCGTCAAGAGCAGCCGTACGACAGTCGGTGGCCTGTTTTTGTCTGGTCCATTTTCCTTCTTTGTATCCAAAAATCCCCGTTGAGGTCACACAAATGCGTTGATTTTTTGACTGAAACAGTTTTAGTACGTTTTTGCCCGCTTCGACAGGAAGGGGGATGTCGGTTTTAATGTCCTGTAAATAGAAATCTTTCGATTGGGCTGTAACCGAAAATGCAGGCAGGAGACCCCAAAAGAGTAAGGTGATTTTAGAGAAAGGCATTTTCAAAAGGGTTTAAACCAAAATAGAAATACGTCTCTCACCTCAATTTAGGCTATTGTAAAGGGAGCAATCGTAAGAAAAAGCAGAGAGGGCTTCAGGCAGGTCGTTTGAGAGGCGCAGGACGATTGATTTGTGTAGATTATGCATGAGACCGGCACAAAACGCCCAAAATTACCCCGTCAAGCCCAAAATTTGGCCGACGTGGATATCGTGATACATGCTTCTCACTTTTTCACGGTTGTTCATTCTAAATCTAATGCTGTCCTCATCATGCTGAAACTGCCCATTCCCATTATAAGCACCATTGACCGGGGTCAGGCGGTCGTCAGGCCTGATATGACTGCCGGTTAGCCTTACTTCGTTTGACGGTCCGGGCAAGCCCGTCTGACCGACGTCTGACCTTGGCGCGGCGACCCCACCAAACCAAAAAACCCGTCACCGGCAAGCTTGTCGCCACCAACGAGAGCAGAAAGGCCAATACTTTGCCGGCAAAACCAAAGAGGCCGCCCGTATGAATGTCGTAGGTCATTCGGATTAATTTATCGGCAACATTTGCCTCGTTTAATCGGCCGTACACGTGGCTGACCGGGAGTTCTTTCAGAGTATATTGATCAAAATACCGATAGTCAATACTCCAATAGACCCCTTCCCGGGTATTTACATTGGCTCCGATGGCCGATGAATCCGACTCAATCGCATGTACTTCGATCGAAACCGCGTCGGGGTGCTCGGCTTTCATTTTTTCCCAAATCAAATCGGTTGCCGGCTTCTTAAAATCGACCGCGATGGATTTCTGCGAAACAGGCTCGGTGAACAAAAGGGCCTTTTCGCCCCCCGTAGCTTTATACACCAGAGACGTAAACCACTGAATCCCGAAAAAAATACCCGTAACGGCAATAATCAGCAGCAACAACGAGCTGTAGAAACCTAAAATAGAGTGCAAATCGTAGTTTTTGCGCTTCCATTGCGTCGCATCTTTCCAGCGAAACCAAAAGCGCTGTTTGGCGGCGGCTTTGTTTTTAGGCCACCAAAGAATGATACCCGTAATGAGCAAAAACACAAAAATCAGGGTAGCATACGACGTAATCGGCTGACCGACGTCGGGCGGCAACCACAAATAATAATGGCCGTCAAGTACCCAACGAAAGAAGGTTTCATTCATATTCTGCACATGAATCACCTCGGCCGTATAGGGATTATGGTAAATCACATAATAATGCTCTTCCGGCTCAAAACCGTAGAAAATAGCCTCCACACTGCGCCCTTTAGCAGGATAATTGATGGCGTGCAGATGCGCTTTCGGCAGCGTTTGTCGAGCCACCGCTTCAAACGCCGAGGGTGGCAGAATGGCTTTGTTTTCCTGTTTTACAAATCGAAAATCCTGCAATGCGTCCTGAATTTCCTGCTGAAATGCATACAGACAGCCCGTTAGGCTCACCACAAACACCACCGACCCGGACGCGAGTCCGAGCCAGAGGTGGAGGAGTCCGATGATTTTTTTAAAGCTCATGTGTGGATAGAAGGTTTTGAAGAAATGGGGCAAACACAATCATTAAATACCTGTTTTCCAAAGGATAAACTTATCTAAAATGGCTTTCATCTTCCCTTTGACTTCGCTCACCGGGAGGTCTTTGTTCTTTTCCAAATCGTAAATGTAGCTTCCGAGGCGTTGGTCATCTATTGTGTCTTTTATCCTGAAGCTCCTGTGCGAATCTTCTACCTCTTGCCAAGCAGCTCTTACTTCTTTCCAAAAGCTTTGGTTGGCAGTCCACCATTTTTGGGCTGCTTCACACTTTGCCATGTCAATGCGGACGTAATCATTCAGTCCTTTTTCATTGGCAAGCAGCACATCGGGTTTTCCTTCTTCGCGTTTGAGTTTGTCATTGTCCTGCTCGTGCAGATAGCCTTTGTTGGTGACATGGATACGATTCCCGCGACTCAGCACATTGTAATCGTTTCGGGTTGAGTATTCGCGTCTTGGCAGCGCAGCATCAGCACGAGATTCCCATACTGATTTGCCGTTGACGTGCGCCCATTCGCCATAGCCTGAGTACCGAGGTTCGTCTTGGGTTCCATACACGCTTTGGGTCCAGCCCTGTTGGAAATTCTTATTTTTTACCTTCAGGTACCTGAAATCATTGGTCATGTGATAAGTGAGCAAGTGGGGATTTTGGTAGGTCCAATCTTCTCTCCAATGTTTAATAATCATGGTATCTTTGATCACAAGCAAGTGTTCCAACACAATTTTATCGGCCGATTCTTCAACGGCAACTATATACTCTCGACCGTAGGCCAATTCACGGCCATGGAATTTGTAAGACGTATCGGGAGAAAAGGTTTCGGCGTATTTGAACGTAATGTCAAAACAGCCGCATTGTCCTTTAATGGCTTCGATATCTTTTGACTTTTGGCCATAGCCGGCTAAATACATTGTACTGAAAAGTGCAATTAACAGGTTCTTTTTCATAAATATTCAGGCATTTAAACGTGTTTGACTACATAGCAACAGGTTGATTAAAACGTATAATTGATGGAAAGGCGGGAATGGCGCATTGCTTCCACTTGTGAGTAATAGCTTACACTCCAAGGGTAATACGCGCCCCCCGTAATGAGATACTTATTGAAAATGTTGTTAACATTTAACGCCACCCCAAATTTGTTCAACTGATACGAAACAGCGCCATCAAAACGGGTGTAGTCGGGCATGGATGGATCCACGTCAGGGTTGTAAATGCCGTACCAATTGGTTCTGCCGCGGGTATGCTGAACACCCAAGGAGATCCCTAATCCCGACGCTGTTCCTGATCGTACTCGGTAGCTCAGCCACGCGTTTGCAATGTGTCTGTCGGTGCCGGGTACTTGTTTATTGATTTGTTTATTATCGGTGTCTTTGGTGATTTTTGCATCGGTCAGGGCATAGTTCATTGTGATATCCAAGCCCGACACAATTTGTCCGCGAAGGTCCAGTTCTATTCCCTGCGTTTGGGTTTGTCCCAACTGAATTGAGAAAAACTGATGGTTAGGATCCGCCGTTAACACGTTATTTTTGGTGATTCGATACACACTTGCCGAGGCATTCCAGCGGCCATCCAACCATTCTTTTTTGATTCCGACTTCTTTGTTGTGGCCAATGATCGGGTCAAACTTCTTCCCCTCGAAAGTGCCCCCTGCCTGCGGAATAAACGACTCATCATATACGGCATACACACTTGTGCTTTTGTTGAGGGAATAACTGAGCCCTGCCCGTGGTGTAAATTTACCCGATGTTACCGTGCCCGAATACGGGTCAATGTCGTTGGCAGAGGTATAACGTCCTGCCAATGTAAGGCGAAGTTTATCATTGACCGAACGGATTTCATCTTGGACATACAGAGCGGTGTAGCTATTGTTGTACCGAACACCGCGCTCACGGATGCTCAAACTGCGGTCGTAAACTGCGTAATTTTTGCCGGGGATTTGTCCGTAAACAGGCGTATAAACGTTCAAATCACCCACGATTCCTCCTTGGCTCCAGTCATGGTAAAAATCTTTGTTTCCCATGTCAAGCCCTGCCAATATGCGGTGTTTGACCCTTCCCGTTTGTACATCACCATTGACAAAAAACTGTCCGACGTTGGTTTGTCCCAAAATATCCCAGATGCTTGAAGTTCTTTTTAGGGTATCACCGCTAAATCCTGATGCCCACAAGCTTTCCCCCACTTGGTCGTAGTGCAGATACGCCACCTGACCTGTAAATTTCCAGTTGGCATTGATGCTGTGCGAGAGGGTAATAAAAATCGACTGATCTTTGATGTTGGTCGTTCTCATGTTGGGTTCCAACATCGTAAAGTCATGCGGCAAGTCGCTGATGCCTTTGGGTGAAAAGGCATAGGCCGAACCG
Above is a window of Runella slithyformis DSM 19594 DNA encoding:
- a CDS encoding transcriptional regulator, with the protein product MPFSKITLLFWGLLPAFSVTAQSKDFYLQDIKTDIPLPVEAGKNVLKLFQSKNQRICVTSTGIFGYKEGKWTRQKQATDCRTAALDADGNVWLASARTIDGKKNIGQPPLSAKDTILTLFWENTNRLYVGTTNGLFVWDGKWRASAEIRETRVNSIANDARGNVYVATNRGLWCRQKDRWNNLDESLMAVGNQETYYALTAHRNGEDIIFSSPWSVSCISGDGNHWVLKGTDGLPYGPVTVIKPFEGGLWMGTQKGAIKKDTHWHYYHGKRWLPDHQVNDILVIDSLTVWIATPQGIAQIKRQSMTLEEKADIIEKTIALRHNRRGLVNHSKLKVSGDISSSYSDNEDNDGLWTACYLIAECFRYASTGDTAAKNSAVRTFDALERLETVTGMSGYPARSYAAATDPITPSRSPHPKVWHPSPDGKWQWLDDTSSDEITGHLFALPLFFDLVADAEQKERVRQLIRRIVTHIVDNNYHLIDFDGKPTRWGIWHPDSLNHSPNWMYERGLNSLQILSFLKTASYFTGDEKFEKHYQYLVNQHGYAQNALQAKVFGPFETSHSDDILNFFPYYGLLKYTQGDPNREIYLKSLERSWKAVRSDHMPVWNVISSVLLSKNCDLDIALEEIQQFPLDLINWRMENSHRWDIPKDPLISRFKRLQSTKPIPTPESGVSRWNTNPKEFDAGDGGKTEDSGSYFLFAYWMGRYHGFWK
- a CDS encoding TonB-dependent receptor; amino-acid sequence: MKIRFTITFSLLTLWAMAQNATLKGRITTTDGKAAEFVNVILKGTSKGAVADAEGRYALTNIKPGTYTLQASFVGLTTQSKKVTLAAGQVLEENLELTANSQQLREVLVTANPSKYVSDYPSISLRLKTPLLELPQNIQVVTAQTLKDQQIFDMSEGVTRNVSGAARSEHWETYARISMRGSRIAAFRNGMNVTEVWGPLTEDMSMVERIEMVKGPAGFMLAAGEPSGFYNVVTKKPTGLTKAEATMTVGSFGTYRSSMDFDGKLSKDGKLLYRLNLMGQMKGTHRNYEFNNRVSIAPVVKFQINPTTSLTAEYTLQGVGMSPIGSAYAFSPKGISDLPHDFTMLEPNMRTTNIKDQSIFITLSHSINANWKFTGQVAYLHYDQVGESLWASGFSGDTLKRTSSIWDILGQTNVGQFFVNGDVQTGRVKHRILAGLDMGNKDFYHDWSQGGIVGDLNVYTPVYGQIPGKNYAVYDRSLSIRERGVRYNNSYTALYVQDEIRSVNDKLRLTLAGRYTSANDIDPYSGTVTSGKFTPRAGLSYSLNKSTSVYAVYDESFIPQAGGTFEGKKFDPIIGHNKEVGIKKEWLDGRWNASASVYRITKNNVLTADPNHQFFSIQLGQTQTQGIELDLRGQIVSGLDITMNYALTDAKITKDTDNKQINKQVPGTDRHIANAWLSYRVRSGTASGLGISLGVQHTRGRTNWYGIYNPDVDPSMPDYTRFDGAVSYQLNKFGVALNVNNIFNKYLITGGAYYPWSVSYYSQVEAMRHSRLSINYTF
- a CDS encoding PepSY-associated TM helix domain-containing protein, which produces MSFKKIIGLLHLWLGLASGSVVFVVSLTGCLYAFQQEIQDALQDFRFVKQENKAILPPSAFEAVARQTLPKAHLHAINYPAKGRSVEAIFYGFEPEEHYYVIYHNPYTAEVIHVQNMNETFFRWVLDGHYYLWLPPDVGQPITSYATLIFVFLLITGIILWWPKNKAAAKQRFWFRWKDATQWKRKNYDLHSILGFYSSLLLLIIAVTGIFFGIQWFTSLVYKATGGEKALLFTEPVSQKSIAVDFKKPATDLIWEKMKAEHPDAVSIEVHAIESDSSAIGANVNTREGVYWSIDYRYFDQYTLKELPVSHVYGRLNEANVADKLIRMTYDIHTGGLFGFAGKVLAFLLSLVATSLPVTGFLVWWGRRAKVRRRSDGLARTVKRSKANRQSYQA
- a CDS encoding DUF6607 family protein gives rise to the protein MKKNLLIALFSTMYLAGYGQKSKDIEAIKGQCGCFDITFKYAETFSPDTSYKFHGRELAYGREYIVAVEESADKIVLEHLLVIKDTMIIKHWREDWTYQNPHLLTYHMTNDFRYLKVKNKNFQQGWTQSVYGTQDEPRYSGYGEWAHVNGKSVWESRADAALPRREYSTRNDYNVLSRGNRIHVTNKGYLHEQDNDKLKREEGKPDVLLANEKGLNDYVRIDMAKCEAAQKWWTANQSFWKEVRAAWQEVEDSHRSFRIKDTIDDQRLGSYIYDLEKNKDLPVSEVKGKMKAILDKFILWKTGI